The DNA sequence cacaaggtgacaTTTCAATATGTTGCAGGTATTTTATAAACTGCAGTTTTTCTCTCGTTATGTCAGTCCCTCAATTAGTCCATGTCagcttacatttttttaaatccgtAAATTAGTCtaaccagctatctaaacttcTTGTAATCACGGGTGAATGACATACGCCCTGggccccccattgattttgttagtcactcaaaTATTATATTAAAAACAGCAAAcctttctctccaccccatggtaaaatgtgtagaagGGAATTTGCTGTAAAACGGCAAGTGGTTTTCTCTGTCCCATAGCAAGATGAGTAGAATTCCATGTAATTAGATATCAAATTGCAAAATCTTCTCTCTGTcccatgtcaaaatgtgtagaattgcagcaggGGGGGTATGGATGAGGGTATGCAGACCCTTGAGCAACTCTGGAACCCTTTATGATGTTCAGGTtgtttgtggcccccacccccatccaagtggcccccacccccatccaaGTGGCCCCACCCCCCATCCAAGTGGCCCCCATCTCCATCCAAGTGGCCCCCACCTCCATCCAAGTGGCCCCCACCTCCATCCaagtggcccccacctcccatccaAGTGGCCCCCACCCCCCATCCAAGTGGCCCCCACCCCCCATCCAAGTGGCCCCCACCCCCCATCCAAGTGGCCCCCACCCCCCATCCAAGTGGCCCCCATCTCCATCCAAGTGGCCCCACCCCCCATCTCCATCCAAGTGGCCCCCACCTCCATCCAAGTGGCCCCCATCTCCATCCAAGTGGCCCCCATCTCCATCCAAGAGGGCCCCACCCCCCATCCAAGTGGGCCCCACCCCCCATCCAAGTGGGCCCCACCCCCCATCCAAGTGGCCCCCACCCCCCATCCAAGTGGGCCCCACCCCCCATCCAAGTGGGCCCCACCCCCCATCCAAGTGGGCCCCACCCCCCCATCCAAGTGGCCCAGAACATCCTTAGATACAGTCTCCAATCTTTCCAGTCTCTCTCCTACTGACCACACTGCATCAGTGTGGTCATCAGAAATATCAATATATAAATCCATGTTTCTATCCACTTGAAACCACTTTAGCTTCCAGAGGATTAATCTACACAGCTAAACATACGAAAATAAACATCACCATTCAAGACCAGAAAATGTTCTGAGCTCAAATTCATGACTGTATCCAAACCAGACTCACAGTTGGGGCCAAGTGGAGAAAAAACTAACTATTTTAAAAAGCACatgtttattttaaaacattCTCAAACCTTCAGATCAAAATGAAACAATAATAACAAGAGCTCTTTTCTCCGAGAAACATTTTCTTCAGTCAGGACATTGGTAGGGCTTTGCCCTTGACTCAATCTCTATGAGAAAGCAGTGTGTTGCTGTGTGCTCCTGTCCCGTGTGTGTCGTTTCGGTGTTTCTTAATGGCTTTCTTTTCAGTGAAACCCTTCCCGCAGTCGGGGCACTGGTACGGTTTCTCTCCGGTGTGGGTTAGTATGTGCGTTTTCAGCGTGTTCGACTGAGAGAAACTCTTGTCACAGTAAGTGCAGTGGTGCGGTTTGTGACCCGAGTGTATTAGCCGGTGCCGTATTAAAGAGGCGACTTGAGAGAACTTCATGTCACAGACGGAGCATTggaatggtttctctcctgtgtgcacTGTCTGGTGACGTCTCATGTTAGTCTTATCAGCGAAGCACCTGCCACACAGAGAGCAttggtaaggtttctctcctgtgtgcttTCTCTCGTGGATTACCAATCTATGCTTCGAATTGAATTCCTGGCCGCAAGTAAGACAGAGGTATGAATTGTTTTCTCTTACTTGCTCATTTGTTTTCTGATGCTTGGTTCTCTGATGAATCGACAAGGCCTGAAGCACCCTAAAACTCTTCCCGCAATCTGAGCAAAGGTGCTGTTTCTCCTCATGGGTCACCACATGTTTCTTCAGCGCTCCAGACTCCACGAAGCCTTTCCCACAGACAGAACAGACGTGCGGCTTCGCTACTTGCTCTCTGTGCTGCGTTTTCTGATGTCTTCTCAAGGCGGAGAGGAAGGTAAATCGCTTGCCGCAGATGGCACAGAGgtgaggtttctctccagtgtggatCCGCAGGTGGGTCTCTAACCCTGCCTTAGAAGCCAGCCTCTTTCCACAGTGAGGGCATGGCTCAGAGACCTGTGTCTTTCCTACCTTTTCTCCTTTATGTCTTCTAACATGTGTTCTAAGGTTCGAAGAGTCATTAAATCGCTTCCCACAGAGAGGACACACAAAGGGTTTTTCACCGGAGTGCATACGAAGGTGCCTTTGATAACTATTTGAATGAGAGAAGCGCTTGTGGCATTGGGAGCAGCAGAACGGTTTTTCACCAGTATGCGTCCTCCGGTGGCTTGTCAGCCTTTCCTTTGTTGGGAAATGGCGCTTACATTCAGGGCATTGGAATTGGTTTCCATCTAGACGATGTGATTTGGAATGATTTGTCAAGCTAAGGAAGGACGTGAAAGTTTTTCCACAATTGGAGCAGAGGTGAGGTTTCTCTCCTGAATGGATGGATTGGTGTTTTTTTAAGTATCCAGAATCTCTGAAGCCTTTCCCACAAACAGAGCACACGTGGGGCTTCGCACTGTCTCCTGCGTGGAGTACCTGATGTCTTCTCAGAGACGAACGAAAacagaaactcttcccacagtcggAGCAGAGGTggggtttctctccagtgtgggtTCTTTGATGGGACCTCAAGGCTCCTGGTTGATTAAAGACTTTCCCACACACTGAACATTCGTGCTCTGAATGACTAAGTTTCTGATGTTTagtgaaggagggaaggaaagCAAAGCTCTTCCCGCAGTCGGGGCAGACatgaggtttctctccagtgtgggtCTTCAGGTGAATCGTTAGTCTTGTTTTGGTTGACAACTTCTTACCACAGTGAGCACATGGATGAAGGACTTGTTTTTTTATGGCCCCATCATGTTCTGAGGAACCAACATTGTTTTCGGAAGGTTCCTCTTCAAAATGTTCTCCTGAGTGAGTTCTAAAGATGTGTTTCTTTAAGTTGCTTGGATCATTTAAATTCTTCTCACGAGGACAAACgtacggtttctctccagtgtgagtTAGCAGATGTCTCCTAAGACTGGAATGTGTACTGAATGTCTTTCTGCATTCAGAGCATGTGGTTTCAGAAACATGACATTTCTCTCCAGTATGAGTTTTCAGATGCCTGGTAAGGTTGCAAAATGTACTGAATACGTTTCCACATTCAGCGCATATATTTTCctgtttctctccagtgtgagtTAGCAGATGTCGCTCCAGAATGTCTTTTGtggcaaaactcttcccacactgaggACAGGAGTGGGTTTTCTTGGAGGTTTTCTGCCCtggtgttttcctgcagtccatcAGCTGCACAGACACCCTCTTCAGACCCCAAATTAAGGCGGTACCGGGAGAGGCACGACACAGGGTCTTcaggagagtggaggggggcgGGAGAGACGTGTCCTGTAAATCACAAAAATAGAGACGGAGTTAATCAGGGTGGGAAATGCTCCTCTACCTGTCAATTAATTTGGAAGTCTTTAAATTCCCCTCATCCCCGATGACGTAAGGTCAAGAGGAGGAACCTCAGATATTCTCCTCCAATGTCTTTTATAGAAGGAAGTTGAGGAATCAATGAAGGACTGTTGAGAAACACTGACTGGGATAATAAATACTCCCTTTCTGACTGGGACAATAAATACTCCCTTTCTGACTGGGATAATAAATACTCCCAGTACATAATAAATACTCCCTTTCTGACTGGGATAATAAATACTCCCTTTCTGACTGGAATAATAAATACTCCCCTTCTGACTGGGATAATAAATACTCCCTTTCCGACTGGGACAATAAATACTCCCTTTCCGACTGGGATAATAAATAAATACTCCCTTTCCGACTGGGATAATAAATAAATACTCCCTTTCCGACTGGGACAATAAATACTCCCTTTCCGACTGGGACAATAAATACTCCCTTTCCGACTGGGACAATAAATACTCCCTTTCCGACTGGGATAATAAATACTCCCTTTCCTACTGGGATAATAAATACTCACGCCTCTCACTCTTTTCTCTAGTGTGTGCCTTTCTGGAGAAAACTCCGCCTCCAGTCTGTTGCTAGGTAACCAATCCTTGTCCTTCACGTCGCAGTCTGCAGCGTCGTTGGATTGTCTGGGACTCATGGACTCCGCCTCCAACCCGTTGCTAGGTAACCCAGCCCCTCCCTCTCCGCTCCACTCTTCATCACAGTCTACAGCATCCTCAGCCTGGAGGGGACTCGAGGGTGCACTGCTAGCATCCTCAGCCTGGAGGGGACTTGAGGGTGCACTGCTAGCATCCTCAGCCTGGAGGGGACTCGAGGGTGCACTGCTAGCATCCTCAGCCTGAAGGGGACTCGAGGGTGCACTGCTAGCATCCTCAGCCTGGAGGGGACTCGAGGGTGCACTGCTAGCATCCTCCAGTATCCTTCGGATGTCCTCTTTCAGTTGGACTAACCAAGATATTCCCTGCTCCTCTGATTTCATTGAATCCGTATTGTCCCACATTTCCTCCATGATTTTACGCCGCAACGAGCGATGATCCATTGCTTTAAGTTCAGATCCATCATGTCCATGATGTTCACACAAGTAACGTAAATTGTCCTCAGTCAAATTCCATAAACTCTTTTCGATTTCATCCATCAACACTCCCTCCTCTCGATTCATTTTGTCCCCGCAGAGTTTGAATGTTTCTTGGTAAAAGGAGCAATAGCAACTTGTTATTGAATGGAGCTGCAACAAGTGTGaggtgtctctctcctgtgtcaaatcaaatgttattttttcaCATACGCCAAATACAACatgtgtaaaccttacagtgaaatgcttacttacaagcccttgccactcattattcttaaaactgcattgttggttaagtaaaaaatagagaACTCATATGTGGAGTTGTCATAACACCAGATCTTCTTCCTGTCACCAGAGCAGTGGAATCTCCTTGTGAGGTCCCTTGTGAGGTCCCCTGTGGAATCTCCTTGTGAGGTCCCCTGTGGAATCTCCTTGTGAGGTCCCCTGTGGAATCTCCTTGTGAGGTCCCCTGTGGAATCTCCTTGTGAGGTCCCCTGTGGAATCTCCTTGTGAGGTCCCCAGTGGAATCTCCTTGTGAGGTCCCCTGTGTTATCTCCTTGTGAGGTCCCCTGTGTAATCTCCTTGTGAGGTCCCCTGTGTAATCTCCTTGTGAGGTCCCCTGTGGAATCTCCTTGTGAGGTCACCTGTGGAATCTCCTTGTGAGGTCACCTGTGGAATCTCCTTGTGAGGTTACCTGTGGAAACAGGAGAACATGGTGAGAGAACAGAAACAACAGTTTTGACCATCTATGTAGATGTGTAGCGGCATTCAGTTTTGCGGAATCTGTCAAATCAAAACATTTTCTACATTGACAATCTAATCttacatttttttacttaaaGCACCGATCAGCAgttaaaacaataacaaagcgtcaTCCC is a window from the Oncorhynchus kisutch isolate 150728-3 unplaced genomic scaffold, Okis_V2 Okis06b-Okis10b_hom, whole genome shotgun sequence genome containing:
- the LOC109885690 gene encoding zinc finger protein 665-like, with translation MNREEGVLMDEIEKSLWNLTEDNLRYLCEHHGHDGSELKAMDHRSLRRKIMEEMWDNTDSMKSEEQGISWLVQLKEDIRRILEDASSAPSSPLQAEDASSAPSSPLQAEDASSAPSSPLQAEDASSAPSSPLQAEDASSAPSSPLQAEDAVDCDEEWSGEGGAGLPSNGLEAESMSPRQSNDAADCDVKDKDWLPSNRLEAEFSPERHTLEKRVRGDTSLPPPSTLLKTLCRASPGTALIWGLKRVSVQLMDCRKTPGQKTSKKTHSCPQCGKSFATKDILERHLLTHTGEKQENICAECGNVFSTFCNLTRHLKTHTGEKCHVSETTCSECRKTFSTHSSLRRHLLTHTGEKPYVCPREKNLNDPSNLKKHIFRTHSGEHFEEEPSENNVGSSEHDGAIKKQVLHPCAHCGKKLSTKTRLTIHLKTHTGEKPHVCPDCGKSFAFLPSFTKHQKLSHSEHECSVCGKVFNQPGALRSHQRTHTGEKPHLCSDCGKSFCFRSSLRRHQVLHAGDSAKPHVCSVCGKGFRDSGYLKKHQSIHSGEKPHLCSNCGKTFTSFLSLTNHSKSHRLDGNQFQCPECKRHFPTKERLTSHRRTHTGEKPFCCSQCHKRFSHSNSYQRHLRMHSGEKPFVCPLCGKRFNDSSNLRTHVRRHKGEKVGKTQVSEPCPHCGKRLASKAGLETHLRIHTGEKPHLCAICGKRFTFLSALRRHQKTQHREQVAKPHVCSVCGKGFVESGALKKHVVTHEEKQHLCSDCGKSFRVLQALSIHQRTKHQKTNEQVRENNSYLCLTCGQEFNSKHRLVIHERKHTGEKPYQCSLCGRCFADKTNMRRHQTVHTGEKPFQCSVCDMKFSQVASLIRHRLIHSGHKPHHCTYCDKSFSQSNTLKTHILTHTGEKPYQCPDCGKGFTEKKAIKKHRNDTHGTGAHSNTLLSHRD